From the genome of Uranotaenia lowii strain MFRU-FL chromosome 1, ASM2978415v1, whole genome shotgun sequence, one region includes:
- the LOC129737708 gene encoding uncharacterized protein LOC129737708, producing MDLNESGSTIKSSEDGHDCRGCSRANSSESNGKMVACDTCSGWWHLSCADVSPGVAKRPWECNDCIQLKSLPVTVTKLTLANTNGTKKKEAKKEIKKAKPDPCNTIVKVPGATKVRTAGGSSRLKPSSESSSAAESMTSEYVKGNETRAEKLKDIPSPSSDKTVKQVPNSEQQTLSKTKSIKSTTSSCARLQLKLLQEEKQLEDLKLMEKRRILEEEKVFREKEHKLRAEELRIQEQFLKKKRELEELADSENSLSSVSVSCKSILAEEWINKQRQSNNSVPEITEELEGDSDNESMGNDFDLRDNYRSHQYNQSLVARNTNTPNPEKFSRLTFEQSAARQIWPKTLPTFSGSPEEWPIFLNSFEDANRACGFSNVENLMRLRESLRGAAKEAVATKLIFPESVPTIMETLRRMYGRPEIIVKTMLQKVRRLEAPKPERLDSLIRFGMSVEQLCDHLNAANLRNHFSNPTLLEELVEKLPSSNQLEWVRFKRNFDDPTLLEFGQFMKQIVIDASEVITVTPPKQDNRSERIKPREKVHLNAHIQAPEEIRSRHVEKKPCLVCGMTNHRLRNCAKFKNLNLEARLKVVEQWKLCETCLYDHGKWKCRSRYYCTVENCRRRHHYLLHPENSAGTATTAYCNTHRDVDSSVLLRIIPIFLRNEERVVETFGFIDEGSSLTLMDSELADLLKLDGSSEPLQLRWTSSIVRNEDCSKRVKVAIAGRELSNQYQFIIARTIANLDLPEQSLSYENLIDKYFHLRNIDVSSYATAKPRILIGLDNLEMFAPLESRIGHRGQPIAVRSLLGWSVYGPVSSRPQRSGELNVHSCNCNADIELTDLVRQQFVLEENVMFNGQLPQSKDAKRAIEILDKTTNFINGRYETGLLWKDDQVSFPDSRQMAMNRLKGFEGKLAKNPELRSNVNEQILDYIRKGYAHKTTELELMEASPERVWYLPLNIVSNAKKPNKKRLVWDAAATAYGVSLNSALLKGPDLLINLPSVIYKFREKIVGFGGDVKEMFHQIRIKPEDKHAQRFLFRFDPEHPPDVYTMDVMIFGAACSPCTALYIMQLNADECQDDYPEATNAIRNKIYMDDYFDSADTPEKAANTAEQVKLALKRAGFEMKNWVSNDRHVLSKLGENVTPESIPLPNDEVGHSERVLGMTWDPLKDKFSFPIQFNGDLVRYIESDERPTKRIALRCLMSLFDPLGLLSPYMIHGKLIIQDLWRSGVQWDERMYDAEYGKWIRWTRLLRKIAELQIPRHYFDGIAINDTIQLHIFTDASEYGYGCAAYFRISNGNRVAVNLVRGVSKVAPLKHLSIPRMELQAAVCGARLMSNICDGHSIEIKERFIWTDSTTVLSWIKADQRKYKQFVAVRIGLILSFSEPESWRWVPTRENIADCLTKWGKDTEPESNGRWFTGPSFLYENPEAWPKQRSHRNDPTEERKAHILLHLPQFSSNLIDPSRISKWNVLVRTIATVFRFISNCQRRVKGLPIESVLTEDKMKKFIKRFIPSIVVPLKQTEYSRAETVLWRMVQEDSYPDDVKILTKNRNLPMEKWRRIEKSSPLYKFCPFSDEYGVIRVEGRTANAKYACFDARFPIILDRSHVITQRLLEHHHSTFGHGNRETIFNEIRQRFEINTFTNAKTSWHFNPPATPHMGGVWERMVRSVKSGLEALDDGRKLNDEMLITALAETEAMINSRPLTYMPQDSNEALTPNHFIRGGSSEDHDPQRDPICLGEALRSSYLRSLYLANAAWARWLKEYFPALNRRPKWFEEANPINIGDLVYLAEGPRRTWVRGRIIELLPNRDGRIRRVVVQTASGKLKRAVANLAVMEIKDSEPGTHQDELEPASRGGGCSGTTAADDRT from the exons ATGGATTTGAATGAGTCTGGAAGTACTATTAAAAGCAGTGAGGATGGCCACGATTGCCGAGGGTGTTCTCGAGCTAACTCTAGTGAAAGCAATGGTAAGATGGTGGCATGCGATACATGTTCCGGATGGTGGCATCTCTCATGTGCCGATGTATCTCCTGGTGTTGCCAAACGTCCATGGGAGTGCAATGACTGTATCCAGTTGAAGAGTCTTCCGGTGACCGTGACCAAGCTGACCCTAGCGAATACTAACGGCACGAAGAAAAAGGAagcgaaaaaagaaataaaaaaggctAAACCCGATCCTTGTAACACAATTGTCAAAGTACCCGGAGCGACAAAGGTAAGAACTGCTGGTGGCTCTTCGAGATTGAAACCATCAAGCGAGTCAAGTTCTGCCGCTGAATCTATGACATCGGAATATGTTAAGGGTAACGAAACCAGAGCGGAAAAGCTGAAGGACATTCCGTCCCCTTCGAGCGATAAAACCGTCAAACAAGTGCCAAACAGCGAACAACAAACATTGAGCAAAACTAAATCGATAAAATCCACCACTTCATCTTGTGCTCGGTTGCAACTCAAACTCCTCCAGGAAGAGAAACAGCTGGAAGATTTAAAGTTGATGGAAAAGCGGCGTATTTTGGAAGAGGAAAAAGTATTTCGCGAAAAGGAGCATAAACTACGAGCAGAAGAACTGAGGATTCAAGAACAGTTCTTAAAGAAGAAACGAGAGCTAGAAGAGTTAGCTGATAGTGAAAATTCTTTGAGTTCCGTATCAGTATCCTGCAAAAGCATATTAGCCGAAGAATGGATCAACAAACAGCGACAATCTAATAATTCTGTTCCAGAAATTACAGAAGAATTAGAAGGCGATTCGGATAATGAGAGTATGGGTAACGATTTCGACTTGCGCGACAACTATCGTAGCCATCAGTATAACCAATCGTTAGTAGCAAGAAATACGAATACACCCAATCCTGAGAAGTTCTCAAGGCTGACCTTCGAACAATCTGCAGCTAGACAAATATGGCCAAAAACACTTCCAACGTTTTCTGGTAGTCCCGAGGAGTGGCCTATCTTCTTGAATAGCTTCGAGGATGCCAATAGAGCTTGTGGATTCTCGAATGTAGAGAATTTGATGCGGCTGAGAGAAAGCTTGCGTGGAGCTGCCAAAGAAGCAGTAGCTACTAAACTTATTTTCCCGGAAAGCGTCCCTACTATTATGGAAACATTACGGCGGATGTACGGGAGGCCAGAAATTATTGTGAAAACCATGCTCCAGAAGGTACGTAGATTGGAAGCACCGAAACCAGAACGTTTAGATAGCTTGATTCGTTTCGGAATGTCAGTTGAACAGCTTTGTGACCATTTGAATGCGGCGAACCTCCGAAATCACTTCTCGAATCCGACTCTTTTAGAAGAACTGGTGGAAAAGCTACCTTCCTCGAACCAGTTAGAATGGGTACGcttcaaacgaaattttgacgATCCTACGTTGTTGGAATTTGGACAATTCATGAAACAAATTGTTATTGATGCGAGTGAAGTAATCACCGTCACTCCCCCGAAGCAAGATAATAGAAGTGAACGAATAAAACCAAGAGAAAAAGTTCATTTGAATGCGCACATTCAGGCGCCTGAAGAAATACGATCACGTCATGTGGAAAAGAAGCCCTGCCTAGTCTGTGGGATGACTAATCATCGTTTGCGCAACTGCGCtaagtttaaaaatctaaatctggAAGCGCGATTAAAGGTAGTCGAACAGTGGAAGTTGTGCGAAACTTGTCTCTACGACCATGGAAAATGGAAATGTCGGTCGAGGTATTATTGTACAGTTGAAAATTGCAGAAGAAGACATCATTACCTCCTACATCCAGAAAATTCTGCTGGAACAGCGACGACTGCCTATTGCAATACCCATAGAGATGTCGATTCGTCAGTCTTACTGAGAATAATCCCCATTTTCTTACGCAACGAAGAACGAGTTGTCGAAACATTCGGGTTTATTGATGAAGGTTCATCTCTGACCTTGATGGATTCAGAGCTAGCAGACCTCCTGAAATTGGATGGGTCATCCGAACCATTGCAATTAAGATGGACCTCGAGCATCGTTCGCAATGAAGATTGTTCAAAGCGAGTTAAAGTAGCCATTGCAGGAAGAGAGTTATCAAATCAATACCAATTCATTATAGCTCGTACCATTGCGAATCTTGACTTACCAGAGCAAAGTTTATCGTATGAAAATCTGATCGACAAATACTTTCACTTACGAAATATCGACGTGTCCTCGTATGCAACTGCAAAACCACGCATTCTTATTGGTTTAGATAATTTGGAAATGTTCGCACCATTGGAAAGTCGCATAGGTCATCGTGGGCAACCAATCGCTGTTAGATCGCTACTAGGTTGGTCAGTTTATGGCCCCGTTAGCTCGCGCCCGCAACGCAGTGGCGAGCTGAACGTTCACTCATGTAATTGTAACGCAGATATCGAACTAACAGACCTAGTACGACAACAATTTGTCCTGGAAGAAAATGTAATGTTTAACGGCCAACTTCCCCAGTCAAAAGATGCTAAACGTGCTATTGAAATCCTAGATAAGACGACTAATTTCATAAACGGAAGATATGAAACAGGACTTCTGTGGAAGGACGACCAAGTAAGTTTCCCCGACAGTCGACAAATGGCTATGAACCGACTGAAAGGATTTGAAGGAAAGCTAGCGAAAAACCCAGAACTTCGAAGTAACGTCAATGAACAGATTCTGGACTATATCCGAAAGGGATATGCCCATAAGACTACGGAACTTGAGCTGATGGAGGCATCGCCGGAACGCGTCTGGTATTTGCCACTGAACATTGTCAGCAACGCGAAGAAACCCAACAAGAAAAGATTGGTTTGGGATGCGGCAGCCACGGCTTATGGGGTTTCTTTGAACTCGGCGCTTCTAAAGGGCCCAGACCTCTTAATCAATTTGCCATCTGTAATCTACAAATTTAGAGAGAAAATCGTAGGATTCGGAGGCGATGTGAAAGAAATGTTTCACCAAATTCGGATTAAACCCGAGGATAAACATGCTCAACGTTTTCTATTTCGATTCGATCCCGAACATCCACCTGATGTTTATACCATGGACGTTATGATTTTTGGCGCTGCCTGCTCGCCATGCACAGCTCTCTATATAATGCAACTGAACGCCGACGAATGTCAAGATGATTATCCCGAGGCAACTAACGCAATAAGGAATAAAATATATATGGATGACTATTTCGATAGCGCGGACACGCCTGAAAAAGCAGCAAACACAGCAGAGCAAGTCAAATTAGCTCTGAAGCGAGCAGGCTTTGAAATGAAGAATTGGGTGAGTAATGACCGACACGTCCTATCGAAGCTGGGTGAAAATGTTACACCAGAATCGATTCCTCTACCGAATGACGAAGTTGGCCACTCTGAGCGAGTTTTGGGTATGACGTGGGACCCATTGAAAGACAAATTTTCGTTCCCCATCCAATTCAACGGTGATTTGGTTCGTTATATCGAAAGTGATGAAAGACCGACTAAAAGAATAGCCCTTCGTTGCCTTATGAGCCTTTTCGATCCTCTGGGATTACTCTCCCCATATATGATACACGGGAAACTAATAATACAAGACCTCTGGCGAAGCGGCGTTCAGTGGGATGAACGAATGTACGATGCGGAATACGGAAAGTGGATTCGATGGACTCGTCTACTTAGAAAAATAGCTGAGCTTCAAATTCCACGTCATTACTTTGATGGAATAGCAATCAACGACACGATTCAGCTACATATCTTTACGGACGCCAGCGAGTACGGCTACGGCTGTGCTGCTTATTTCCGAATTTCTAATGGAAATCGGGTCGCGGTAAACCTAGTGCGTGGAGTTTCCAAAGTAGCTCCATTAAAACATCTGTCTATCCCTCGAATGGAACTCCAAGCAGCAGTATGCGGTGCTCGTTTGATGTCTAACATTTGCGATGGACACTCTATCGAGATAAAAGAGAGATTCATCTGGACAGATTCAACCACTGTGCTAAGCTGGATAAAAGCAGATCAACGGAAGTATAAACAGTTTGTTGCTGTGCGTATCGGGCTGATACTTTCGTTTTCTGAACCGGAAAGTTGGCGTTGGGTACCCACTAGAGAAAATATTGCCGATTGCCTAACTAAATGGGGCAAAGATACAGAACCGGAATCAAATGGACGCTGGTTTACAGGTCCTTCATTCTTGTACGAGAATCCGGAAGCTTGGCCGAAACAACGAAGTCATCGAAATGATCCAACGGAAGAACGAAAGGCCCACATTCTCCTACATCTTCCGCAGTTCTCCTCAAACTTGATCGATCCTTCTAGAATCTCTAAATGGAATGTTTTAGTGCGAACCATAGCAACCGTCTTCCGATTCATTTCAAATTGTCAACGGAGAGTGAAAGGTTTGCCAATCGAATCCGTTTTGACTgaagacaaaatgaaaaaattcatcaaacgaTTCATTCCCTCAATTGTTGTACCTTTGAAGCAAACCGAGTACAGTCGAGCAGAGACTGTATTGTGGCGTATGGTCCAAGAGGATTCCTATCCAGACGATGTTAAAATTCTTACGAAGAACCGTAATCTGCCGATGGAAAAGTGGAggagaattgaaaaatctagtCCTCTCTATAAATTCTGCCCTTTTTCCGACGAGTATGGAGTGATTAGAGTCGAAGGAAGAACGGCTAATGCCAAATATGCCTGCTTCGATGCACGTTTTCCAATTATTCTGGATCGGAGTCACGTCATCACACAACGACTATTGGAACATCATCATTCAACCTTTGGCCATGGCAACAGAGAGACCATATTCAATGAGATTCGTCAGCGGTTCGAAATTA ATACTTTCACCAATGCAAAAACTAGCTGGCATTTCAATCCTCCCGCTACTCCCCATATGGGGGGAGTTTGGGAGCGGATGGTCCGCAGTGTTAAATCTGGTTTAGAAGCACTCGACGATGGAAGAAAATTGAATGACGAAATGCTAATAACAGCTTTAGCCGAAACGGAAGCGATGATTAATTCTCGACCGCTCACCTATATGCCTCAGGATTCCAACGAAGCACTTACACCGAATCATTTCATTCGAGGAGGCTCCTCGGAAGACCATGATCCTCAACGTGATCCAATCTGCCTGGGAGAGGCCCTGAGAAGCAGTTATTTAAGATCCCTTTACCTTGCGAACGCAGCATGGGCTCGTTGGTTGAAAGAGTATTTCCCTGCGCTCAACAGACGTCCTAAATGGTTCGAAGAAGCTAACCCTATAAATATCGGTGACTTAGTTTATTTAGCTGAAGGCCCTAGGAGGACATGGGTGCGAGGAAGAATAATAGAATTACTCCCGAATCGTGATGGAAGGATACGAAGAGTGGTTGTGCAAACAGCATCAGGAAAGCTGAAAAGGGCGGTAGCAAACTTGGCGGTGATGGAGATAAAAGATAGTGAACCTGGTACGCACCAGGACGAGTTGGAACCTGCTTCACGGGGTGGAGGATGTTCTGGCACCACTGCAGCCGATGATCGTACCTGA